From the genome of Carassius gibelio isolate Cgi1373 ecotype wild population from Czech Republic chromosome A18, carGib1.2-hapl.c, whole genome shotgun sequence:
ttcactggcaGAACACAAACCACATAATGTGTGTGAGAAATATCACACAAGCGTCTTGTTTAACTTTATAAAACCACATCCCCTTTACAATAAGATGTGTTTTATTACTTATCATGCAAGTGAAATGTTAAAATTCTCTAAATCACTTATGATAATTCACAAACTCAATAACAGCtattggccaatcagaactcgGTTCTGTTACAAGCTTTCATCATTTTCATCAGTTTTCatcatttttcacaaaaaatagTTCAAGTGCAactattgaaattaaaaaaataaaaagatgacaACAGTATGATTTTCCCTTGATTATGATTGAAAGTCATTCCCTGACATTGttattgtgctgtatgtgtggGATGGAGAGACGCTAGTACAGCTAGCATCGAGTCCCTGAACACACTCACTGCGCACTGAAGTCTGGTAGAGTACAGTGATCTTACAGTTCAAGCAGTGACTGAAAAATACTCATGTGTgagtttgtacatttttatattctttgCACAAGTAATGTACTTTTCTGCGCGAGCACAAATGTGCTgttaattttatacaacagttttgTTCGTTGAATGAATCAGATTTTGAGTGAATcgagtgagtcagtgattcaacCGTTCACTCAGATGGACTCACTTCTTTCTTTTCTAATGGAATCAGCAGGAAATACTTGTTTCATTTCAATGATTCGATAATTTATTAAAGCATGggcttgctgccacctactggcagcttcatcatcatcatcatcatcatcatcatcatccatgaCCGGCCTAAACCAGATGGCATTTAGCTAAATATTGACCAAAATTCCTCCTTTTCAGGCACCAGAAGGAAAAAGCTTATAAATTATAGTTTATTTAATGAGgtaaattatgtgtgtgtgtgtgtgtgtgtatatatatatatatatatataattggcatTATAAAATGAACTATATATAATCAATTTATTCCATTGAATCTATTAAACACTGTGCTACCAACCACTCTTTTGCATTTCCTTCAAACCACAATCCCATTTAATATAAAATCTGCCAATGGGATAAATTATTTCTTCTGGCCAGAGGAGTGTAagccaggggcctgttcttcataCGTCGAtcattacatccgagatcaaatgacacatccaagatgatatcatcgtgctaatcctgatccggctcattgggttcttcgaacacacctgttgtgtatgattagtatcgctggattgagttatcggagataattgcgcgttcatgtgttttcttaaaaggggatatgtatcgatactcgaaaccatgatcagcagtgcagcgattggctggtggcaagacggcaatgtaatgacgtcatatcatttaaaacgacacctgacgaaaaacttgacacatttctggacttttataaggaaacagccaagcaaacaaaactacataaatgttataatagatacatgaaaccgataatagatacatgtttttattttattagaatttttttaaataatttagattcgcaatttataatagttgtgcagtctttacatttttatttaaatgtagaaattatctattcatttcattttatatttggacagatttgtaacgtgacagcattaatgaaagtttcttaagggtcaatatcatgttatctgcatctcctgcgctccatcaagccccGCCCATAATATCATCATCagtcaaaataatgcacgactctattatctgtacagcatgtgtgtaagaataatacaattatgaagtaattttatgacaaataaatagttcagtgagtaaaactggagtgtctatagtaggctgttacggactacacagcatttttatattatttttaaataattttttaatgattattattttaaactattgtccctggatcagtacgatactcttgtaataaagtagcggtggtagcagacatattttgagtatcagatCCGGttgaagcgatctaatcctgtttacatgaaataagctgctcccgagacggatctgttgctatgacagcagctccgggatgagcttcggagaaccaaacgatccaagatcacgccaaatcatcaacaatcagatccagctaactgagttagccacgtacgaagaacaggcccctgatCTTTAAAAAGGTtgcacattaaaaatgtttctttccataaatgaaataaaacctgAAGTAAAGTTGTTTGTAGCCAGGAATCTTATTTACTTGACTCGTGAGAGTTAGTTGTTGTATCACTAACAGTATTCTGAGTAAGACTGCTCTCCATCTTTGTCCTGTATACCTCCGTTAGAGTCTGTGTGAACACTACAGCTCCTCACACTCCTGAAGAGACCAAGCTgctgtctgtgtttttcattattCACACTGTTTTCCCATTTAATATTggaaagctgctttgacacagtcagtattgttaaaagcactacataaataataataaaaatacatttaatttaataaataaaggtgacttgacagaCTCTACATTACTTTCAAATTTGAGTTTATCATCAATAATTGTtcctaaatatttcaaatatagcactgcatcagtgtttcatcagtggatgctctgcagtgaatgggtgccgtcactgagacactgatgcagtgctacatttctccaaacctgatgaagaaacacactcctgCTGATCTCTGAAGATCTGAGGATGAACACATGTACTgaactcttcctctctctctgatTACCTGCGGTCCGTGATGATGAAGGCTTCCTGCTCCagcttcatcatcatcacatgTCATCTGTGTGAtctctgagcgtgtgtgtgtgtctccgcaGTGGCCCATCCGGCACGGGATCGTGGAGGACTGGGATCTGATGGAGAGGTTTATGGAGCAGGTGATCTTCAAGTATCTGAGAGCCGAACCTGAGGACCATTACTTCCTGCTGGTGAGGACATCTTCATCACTACTTAACGTCTCTTCTTCAGCTGAGACCTGAAGCACTGCGTTGAGATTATACTGCGCTCTACGCATCACTTCCTGTGACACGTGTCTGTTTCTCTGCTGCAGACCGAGCCTCCTCTAAACACTCCAGAGAACCGCGAGTACACGGCCGAGATCATGTTTGAGTCCTTTAACGTGCCGGGGCTGTACATCGCTgtgcaggtacacacacacacacacacacacacacacacacacacacgtgctcccagtgctgatctgtgtgtgtttgtcaggctGTTCTGGCTCTGGCAGCATCATGGACGTCTCGACAGGTCGGTGAGAGAACCCTCACAGGATCCGTCATCGACAGCGGAGACGGAGTTACTCACGTCATTCcagtggtacacacacacacacacacacacacactctttaagtAATATAATGTCATGCATGTAGAAACTGGCACGCAGAAGAGAGTcgttttactgtatttcaaaCAGCCGTTCATATTCACGTTACGTCTGATGCTCTTCTGTGGTGTCTGATCACGTGGTGGTGTTTGGATGCTCATGACCACTTCCTGCAGACTAGCACAGAACAGGAAGTGACCGTGAGTGCTCTGCTGTGATTGGTTTGACAGGCGGAGGGTTACGTGATCGGCAGCTGCATTAAACACATTCCCATCGCGGGTCGAGACATCACCTACTTCACACAGCagctgctgagagagagagaggtgggcaTCCCTCCGGAGCAGTCGCTGGAGACCGCCAAAGCCGtcaaggtgagtgtgtgtgtgagagagagagagagagagagagacagagagagagtgtgtgtgcgagtgtgtgtgtgtgtgagagagagagagagagagagagacagagagagagtgtgtgtgcgagtgtgtgtgtgtgtgtgtgtgtgtgagagagagagagagagagagtgtgtgtgtgtgtgtgtgtgtgtgtgtgtgtgtgagagagagagagagagagagagagagtgtgtgtgtgtgtgtgtgtgtgagagagagagagagagagagagagagagagtgtgtgtgtgtgtgtgtgtgagagtgtgtgtgtgtgtgtgagagagagagagagagagagagagagtgtgtgtgtgtgtgtgagtgagagagagagagagagagagagagagagagagagagagagagtgtgtgtgtgtgtgtgagagagagagagagagagagagagtgtgtgtgagagagagagagagagagagagagagagagagtgtgtgtgtgtgtgtgagagagagagagagagagagagagagagtgtgtgtgtgtgtgtgtgtgtgagagagagagagagagagagagagagagagagagagagagagagagagtgtgtgtgtgtgattgtgtgtgtgtgtgtgtgtgtgagagagagagagagagagagagagtgtgtgtgggagtgagtgtgtgtgtgtgtgtgtgtgtgtgtgtgtgtgtgtgtgagtcctcCTCCAGTCTCTGAGcgtctctctctctgctgcagGAGCGCTTCAGTTACGTCTGTCCTGATCTGGTGAAGGAGTTCAGTAAGTACGATACGGACGGATCTAAATGGATCAAGCAGTACACCGGCATCAACGCCATCAGCAAGAAAGAGTTCACCATCGACGTGGGCTACGAGCGCTTCCTGGGACCAGAGATCTTCTTCCACCCGGAGGTTTGGACAGGCGCACCCTACAGAAAAACACTAGTctttatataatgatatattcaCCCAtatattcattctctctctctctctctctctctctctctctctcacacacactctctctctcacacacacacacacacacataggcaaggcaagtttattgatatagcacatttcgtacacaatctGATCTTTTTGGGAAGaacagtgaggagcccattacaacagtacaccctgctggtgataaaggcatgaacaagtttctccaagtcttgactggaaacaaaacatctaattcttgcaatgttttttaaatgatagtatgctgatttagttactgctttgacatgactactgaaactaaggtctgtctccagaatcacaccaagattcctgacttgatctttagttgtttgacccccagagtcaaggtatgcattcaccttgaacacttcatctttgtttacaaatgcaatgacttcagttttttccttgtttaactgaagatagttctggcacatccaactattaatttcaccaatgcattggcagagggagtcaatggggctgtagtcatttggagataaggctaggtaaatctgggtatcatcagcatagctgtggtaggcaatttggttctttctcattatttgacttagtggaagcatatacaggctaaacaagagcggtgctagaatcgagccttgtgggactccacatgtcatggacgtccacttagacttatgctctcctagactcacataatagcctctcccttctaagtatgatctgaaccatttaagtaccatcccagaaagcccgacccagttttccagtctctgtagaagtatgttatgatcgacagtgtcaaacgcagcactgagatctagcaataccagcacccatattatgccagagtcacaatttaagcgaatatcatttattatcttaatgagtgctgtctctgtgctgtgatgcggtcggaaaccagattgaaaattgtccaggtatccatttgagtttaagtatttgttcagctgattaaaaactaccttttctataattttgtctataaaaggaagattagatattggtctaaaattgctcaaaatggtgttatcaagattggtctttttcaggaggggcttaacaactgcagtttttagggagtttggaaacgtcccagaaagaagtgaggcattcaccacttctaagagatctgcttctaagcagttaagcacacttatGAAAAAAGATGtgtgaagtgtgtcaagacaacaggttgatgattttaggtgctgcactatgtcttccagaattttgctatcaattgtttcaaaaatagacatagtatctttttgatattttggccgaatctgtctgacctctgcattacttgaggatgtgctaatcgtcTTCCTGATAtagatgatcttctcagaaaagaaagaagtaaactcattgcatttgctgtctgagagcatttcagtgggaatctgacttggggggtttgtcagtctctcaacaatGGCAAAAAGAGtaagagtgttatttaagttactgtttataaggtttgagaagaagttctgtcactagtttcacattaaaagcttgAACGATGtctttaagtgaaagtgaaagtgaagtgacattcagccaagtatggtgacccatactcagaatttgtgctctgcatttaacccatccgaagtgcacacacacagagcagtgaacacacacacacacacacacacacacacacacacacactgtgagcacacacccggagcagtgttcatcattaatgctgcggcgcccggggagcagttgggggttcgatgccttgctcaagggcacctaagtcgtggtattgaaggtggagagagaactgtacatgcactcccccacccacaattccgtccggcccgagactagaacccacaacccttcgattgggagtccaaccctctaaccattaggccacgacttccccttaagacactctttttctctctctcactctatctcacacacacacattctctctctcacacacacacaaacaatacacacacacacacacacacacattctctcactctatctcacacacacacacacacacacattctctctctcacacacacacaaacaatacacacacacacacacacacacacattctctctctcacacacacacacacacacacacacacaccgtgcaCAGTCCCTCAGCAGTGTATTCAGCAGTGTAtctcactctttttctctctctcactctatcttacacacacacacacacacacacacattctctctctctcacacacacacaatacacacacacacacacacaccgtgcgCAGTCCCTCAGCAGTGTATTCAGCAGTGTAtctcactctttttctctctctcactctatcttacacacacacacacacacacacacattctctctctctcacacacacacaatacacacacacacacacaccgtgcgCAGTCACTCAGCAGTGTATTCAGCAGTGTATCTCACTCTGTTTCCTCTCTCAGTTTGCTAACCCAGACTTCACTCAGCCCATCTCTGAGGTGGTGGACGAGGTCATTCAGAACTGCCCGATCGATGTGCGCCGTCCGCTCTATAAGGTCAGTAGTGTGTGTCACGGTCAGCAGCGCTGATGGTTCAGTGTGTGACCCCGTGTCTCTTCCTGCAGAACGTGGTCCTGTCGGGCGGCTCCACTATGTTCCGTGACTTCGGCCGGCGTCTGCAGAGAGACCTGAAGAGGACGGTGGACGCGCGTCTGAAGCTCAGCGAGGAGCTCAGCGGAGGGAAACTCAAGGTCAGGTTCACAGCAGGACATCAGCAGCATCTGTGTGAGACATAACACCTCACTATCTGCATCTGTTCCTCTCCTCCAGCCCAAACCCATCGACGTGCAGGTCATCACCCACCACATGCAGCGCTACGCCGTGTGGTTCGGAGGATCCATGCTGGCGTCCACCGTGagtcacacacagatacacacacacactcacatgcacacactcacacacagactctcacactcacacagatacacacacatgcacacacacactcacgcagactctcacatgcacacacacacacacactcacacagactctcacacacacacagatacacacacacacactgaaatataGGCCTGGTTTACAGTGCAGATTTATCACCTATATCTGATTTGTTTATGGCTGTCAGTTTAGGGTTCCTTCGGTTGTGACCCACATCTGATTCATGTGTTTACACTTGCCTAACCATCTGAAACATCGTGCAAGCGTTGTTGCCATCTTCCACCTCCACATGTGCTTCCTCGTGAGAGTAACGTGACTTGTGCGGACTAAACCAGTCGCAATGAGCAGTTAAAACTAACTGGGGAATAATTAAAAGACATCCATTAAAAGATCTGCAAAATGATTTGTTGGAATCGGATAGTTCACCCATTCGAAATCAATAGTGAAGTCTTCCatattttcttattaataatcacaatacaatgattttttttatttattttatctttgctcTTATAAATAAGAAAAGATGCACAAAAAACAGTAGAACAAGTAGCCTAGAAAGAAACAAATAATGTATTACCTTTATCATTTTAGATATAAACTAAAACTTTCTTGTGCGAAAAATAATCAAAGGTAAAAATAACTTGTGTGTTAATTAGaaataaactgattattaaaactacaaaagcagtCGTATGAAGTGCAGCGCGTGatgctcttttcttttcttgtgagATTAAGATCCTGATGATGCTACAGATGTCCTACTGTAATACACGGATCTAATATAATGTTCACATCAGATGTTTTCCCCAACAGTTCCTCAAGCGTTCACTTAATCCAGAGCAGGGTATATGTGTGTGAAATACtgtaattctgtgtgtgtgtgtgtgtgtgtgtgtgtatcaggatTGCACTCCGTTATATGTCAGCGTAATGAAATCCtctcagaaaatgtacaaataaggaTATTGtagaattgtattaatattaaattattattattttgcctgtAGCTCAAAATAACCCGTGTGATTTTACACTCcttttgccagcacaggtcacatgACGTCGTTAAACCGCGGAGAAATACGTTATAGTGACAGTTTTAATGATGTACAGAACTATGTGGTGGTCCGTTCACATTTATGCTTTTCAATTAGttcactttttttacttttttttttttttaatggaatttttaCCTTTTACCTTTTATAAAGCCTACCTTTTTTCTTTTACCTTTTTTCTTCTAAAAGTGTGAATTATTTTTTGAGTCAAATTCTTAAATCTAATCAGTGAATCAGAATAAGACATTTGGGCTCTTAATaaggaaattaaattaatttgactcCACGTTCTCTTGTTATTGGAAACAGTATTCCTATAGTTCATCTGCTGTCATGAcggtttaattttttaatgttcgTTTATAATTGACAGAAATTAGATCAAAGTAAGAAACTCTAATAATTGAAACTCCAGAAGTTTAAAGCGCTGAATGTTCTTCAGTGAAGGAAGTTCTTCCTGAATCCTGAATCTTTATGCAGTAAATCAGGAATGACGGGATCAGGATTAAGGATGTGCATTTTAAAAAAGATCTAATACTCAATTTCTACccattagaaaatatatatttgttataactAGGGCTGTCTTTGACCAAAGATTTTTCTGTTTGACTAGAAGTCATTAATTTTTAGCATTAGTCGACTGAtcacacatttattaataaaccatttaggCTAAATCATAATAATGGgcctttaattgcctacatagTATAAGTGCTCATAAATCTTGCCACAGTGTGCTGCAGAAgctaatgattatgaatgtgtctgaAAAAACATCAGGATCTGAATTAAgattatcatcatttattgataAACTGGTGCTTGTCTTGTTTTCGGCTGAAGAGATTAAGTCTGCGACACGACTCGTCATCTCCTCAGTAGTGTCACCTCTCTGCATGCGTCAGACAGATTACATTATCTGAGAATATTCATTCTTCATTTAAATCGGTTCATTAGAAAGAAGATCATATATTAATATctgtcaaaaatatatttgtcgTGTCTGTGAGGCAAGTTTAAACCGTTTCAGAGTTCAGAAAGTTCACAGAGACTGAGACGGCAGAAAGTGCATCCTGttgctttctttattttacaaaagcacaatgttttgtttattgtgagtgcacacaaataaaacgtAGTGTCTTTACAGATTTGAAAGATTACTCCTAATGTGTATGAGCAAAAATGAGTATTTTAGGAGTAAAGCTTGTGATTTTGAAATCTGGCTGCAGCACACACATGAGGAGAATCTTTGCAGATAATCTTCCCTCAAatattaaacatgcacacactacaAGGTTTGAACATCGTGGCACATCACGCACCGCAAGATATCAAGATTATTGTGATGTCACGCAGCAGATCGTCAAGCTGTTTTTCTGCCCTCACCTGGTGTTCACTCATCTCACTCCAGCGCTCCTATATCTACTTACAGTTGTGATGTGTTTTCACACACACTACAGACCGTTGTGTTTGTCCAGGACAGTTTCCTCTATCTCCACTAGCTTACGAAGCCCTGCATCACTGGTTTTGCGCATTGGCTGTGCAAGTACTGACGTAATCATATAGCCATCATCATCCCGATTTAAATCCTAAATATCTAACATGTTTGATAATAATCGGGGCTGCCCTGATTTGTGTGCGAGCAGATCGGGAGGTTGGAGATTCGATCGCAGGACAGATCGAGGTGCTCGCAAGATGTTTCCTCTGATTCTTGCGAGGGGGAAATCGGGGCTAAATCAGGCTAAAAATCCCGTAGTGTGAGCACAGCGGCGCCTCACCGTCTCgtcacactccacacacacacttgaacacTTGAGGACTTCTCCTGGAGATTGGGAAACTTTGGTTAACTATTAGGGCCAACCATAGTATAACATGTCAATATTGTTGTAAGATTCTATTACTTGACGTGACCTTTCAATTCAGACATCTAAATCCCTTGAATTCCTctagtgacctttgaccccagaCGTCTGCTTGAGAAGCGCTGCTTTAAACGGCTCGACTGAAgtggaaacacatttttaattaatctatttaataaaactgaagattagTTTATTGTACGATAAAAACATTCCAGAAGGAGTGTTCGCTGTTGcccgtttacacacacacacacacacacacacacacacacacacacacagagatgtttatctgaataaaagcCTGTTTAATTGAACGCGTCAGAGATGAACTGCTTCAGATCCGCTGTCTGTTGGCCTTTGTGAGCCGAAGCATTTCCTCCCATCAGTTATAATCGattatgcagtgtgtgtgtgtgtgtgtgtgtgagactgtgcaGTGAGAACTGGATTACACTGATGTTTACTAATGACTGTCATTACCTTCACGCTGCAGGGTTAGGGTTAaacctctgtgtttgtgtgtgtctctgcagcCGGAGTTTTACCAAGTgtgtcacaccaagaaggactaCGAAGAGATCGGGCCGAGCATCTGCCGCCACAACCCTGTGTTCGGTGTCatgtcctaaacacacacacacacacacacacacacatgtgcgtATGGGATGGTAGGGAGCAGATGCAGAAATGAGAAATGCTTTTTCTATTGTTGGTCCCCGATGCACCGGTTCACCACACGACGGGtttcttgagtttttgttgatTTGTATCCGAGTGTAAGCAGCCGAAAGCACTTCAGTCTGTCTCGTGTGAGTGTGTGCCGTCTGTAACTGAACTCTGATCATGAGGTTTATGATGAAACTGGACTGGCGTCACTATTGTCATTAAGGTGTAAAGAATCACATTGAATTGTGTTTGGCTCCATCctcttctttattttaatgttttatgacCTGAACCTCTACCACATTAAAGCTAAGCATTTCCTTCTCTACTTTCATATTTGCTTTCCATCTCTCAAATGTGTTACTAAaagaaaactgttaaaaaatatccCATATACTGTCTTTTTCTTCATGGCATTTTAGATACTCGACTGCTTTTATCTTCGGATGTCGTTTATTCTTGATGGCAGACGGTCAAATGAACATGTGCTTGAGCAGAATCAGTATTAGCAGAAGCTCGTTTTGAGAAGGCAGACATGGCTGGCATTTCTAAGTGTAATGGAGAAACATTCCAATAAAAGCTCATGGTTTCTAATGAAGGTGTTTGTGTGATGATCCTCAGGTGTGTTTGGGCTGCTCTGTTTCTCCATCAGGAGTGTCAGTTATTCTCTCAATATACTGCATGTTATCTCTGTTTTAAAGTGCAGTAAAAGCTTACTGGGAGCAAACAATCCCGCTTTTATTAATAGTCGAGCTGCTAGTACAGACACAAACCAGCTCATATTCCAGACTCTAACTTCTCAATCTGTTTAAATGTCAATCCAGCTGAAGGGCACAAAGGGTGATGTCAGGACAATGTGGAAATGGCAAACATTAACGggtttaaatgatattttttggactttgtttaaTAGAAAGTAATAGAATACTAAGAagattaataatacaataatttgtgttaaaatttaaatgttccatattcaagttaaaaaaaaaaaaagaatttatgccacaaaaaaatcagttttgttgAATGACACTTGCCAATAATCAAAATGGACACATTTCATAATCAAATATTTGTGTCATATTATAATCTCCACACCGGAGCGCAGACTGATCTGGATCAGATGGAAACAGAAGTACTCTTCCTAACAGAATACTCCAAACACACGGACATCCGGACAGTGTTCAGATCAAATACAGCAGATCCATCAGACATTAAACACTCTCAGACCAGGAGAAACCGCCGTATCGGTCAGAACACAACAActgctgtgtgtttgctgctcagtgtgtgtgtgtctgtcacgAGAGAAGAGAAAACACTCGTCCTGCCCTGACCTGGTGTTTATTATATTACTCTAAATCTGTCTAATCCTAATATTTCTAGTTTACATACATTAGGANNNNNNNNNNNNNNNNNNNNNNNNNNNNNNNNNNNNNNNNNNNNNNNNNNNNNNNNNNNNNNNNNNNNNNNNNNNNNNNNNNNNNNNNNNNNNNNNNNNNNNNNNNNNNNNNNNNNNNNNNNNNNNNNNNNNNNNNNNNNNNNNNNNNNNNNNNNNNNNNNNNNNNNNNNNNNNNNNNNNNNNNNNNNNNNNNNNN
Proteins encoded in this window:
- the LOC127933865 gene encoding actin-related protein 3-like, whose translation is MAARLPACVVDCGTGYTKLGYAGNTEPQFIIPSCIAIKESAKVGDQAQRRMMKGVDDLDFFIGDEAIDKPNYATKWPIRHGIVEDWDLMERFMEQVIFKYLRAEPEDHYFLLTEPPLNTPENREYTAEIMFESFNVPGLYIAVQAVLALAASWTSRQVGERTLTGSVIDSGDGVTHVIPVAEGYVIGSCIKHIPIAGRDITYFTQQLLREREVGIPPEQSLETAKAVKERFSYVCPDLVKEFSKYDTDGSKWIKQYTGINAISKKEFTIDVGYERFLGPEIFFHPEFANPDFTQPISEVVDEVIQNCPIDVRRPLYKNVVLSGGSTMFRDFGRRLQRDLKRTVDARLKLSEELSGGKLKPKPIDVQVITHHMQRYAVWFGGSMLASTPEFYQVCHTKKDYEEIGPSICRHNPVFGVMS